TGCTCGACCGGCTGCGCGCCGCCCACCCCGGCGTCGCCTTCGAGTCCTGTTCGGGCGGCGGCGGGCGGATCGACCTCGGGGTGCTGGGCCGCACCGACCAGGTGTGGACCTCCGACAACACCGATCCGCTGGACCGGCTCGCCATCCAGCACGGCTTCAGTCAGATCCACCCCGCCCGGGTCATGGCCGCCTGGGTCACCGACAGCCCGAACACCCAGCTCAACGGCCGCGTCAGCAGCCTGCGGTTCCGGTTCGTCAGTGCCATGGCGGGCGTCCTCGGCATCGGCGGCGACCTCGGCCGGTGGACCGAGGAGGAACTGGCCGAGGCCCGGCGGTGGGTGGCCCTGTACAAGGAGATCCGCCCGCTGGTCCAGCGCGGCGACCTGTACCGGCTGCGGCCCCCGACCGGGGGACTCGGCGCGGTGCAGTACCTGCTGGGGGACGAGGCCGTGGTCCTCGCCTGGCTCCAGGCGCAGCGCTACGGCGAACCCGCGCCGGCGCTGCGGCTGCGCGGCCTCGACCCGGCGGCGTCGTACGCGTGCCCGGAGACGGGGGAGGTGCACCGGGGGGCGGTCCTGCTGCACCACGGGCTGCGCACCGGGCTGACCGGCGACCTGGACGCGACGGTGCTCAGACTGCGGCGTATCTGAGCGGCAACAGCCCTGGCAGCGGCCGTATTCCTGGATCGGCGAATTTTTGAGAGTGGCTCATGTCACCGCTCGTCAACCCCTTCCTACGGTCGCGTAAGTCACACCCCAAGGTGAATCATGGTCCGACGTGGCAGACGATTCGAAGAATGACAACAGATCAGTGATCGGGTCGTACGTGGCGGTGGGGGACAGCTTCACCGAGGGCGTCGGCGACCCCGGCCCCGACGGGTCGTTCGTGGGCTGGGCCGACCGCTTCGCGGTCCTGCTCGCCGACCGGCGCGCCGAGGGCGACTTCAAGTACACCAATCTCGCCGTGCGCGGGAAGCTGCTGGACCAGATCGTCGCCGACCAGGTCCCGCAGGCCGTGGAACTCGCCCCGGACCTGGTCTCCTTCTGCGCGGGCGGCAACGACATCATCCGGCCCGGCACCGACCCGGACGAGGTCGCCGAGCGCTTCGAGCGGGCCGTGGCCCAGCTGGCCGCCGCCGCGGGCACGGTCATGGTGACGACCGGCTTCGACACCCGGGGCGTCCCCCTGCTCAAGCACCTGCGCGGCAAGATCGCCACGTACAACGGGCACGTCCGGGCCATCGCCGACCGGTACGGCTGCCCCGTGCTCGACCTGTGGTCGCTGCGGTCCGTGCAGGACCGCCGGGCCTGGGACAGCGACCGGCTGCACCTGTCGCCCGAGGGGCACACCCGGGTCGCGCTGCGCGCCGGCCAGGTGCTCGGCCTGGAGATCCCGGCCGACCCGGAGCAGCCGTGGCCGCCGCTGCCGCCCCGGGGCACCCTGGAGGTCCGCCGCGACGACGTCCACTGGGCCCGCGAGCACCTCGTCCCGTGGATCGGCCGCCGTCTGCGCGGCGAGTCCTCCGGCGACCATGTGACGGCGAAGGGCACCCTGTCCCCGGCCGACATCAGGATGCGCATCGCCGCCGTGGCGTGAGCGCTCCGGCGTTGCCCCGCCCCGGACTCCTCGCGGCGGGGCGCGGGCGTCGGCGCCGAAATCGTGCCGGTCGACGGCGAGTTGAGCGCGGTCCGGTGGCATGGGCACCGTGCGGACACCCGGCGGGCGGCCGGCGGTGCGCCGAGCCGCCGTTCGGCAGCGCCGGGCCAGAGGGCTGTCGGAGGGGCCGACCATAATGAAGGACCCACCACTCCACCGGGAGGTCACGTGACCGGTCAGCGTTTCTCGGCCCCAGGGCTCCGTGTGCCGCGCCCGGCGGCCTTCGGCGCGGACCCGGGCGGCGAGCGCCTGGCCCGTATCCGCCGCTCGCCGCACTTCAAGGACGGCGTCTTCCAGAACCCCGGCGGCACCGCCCGCACCCGGCCCTCCGGCTCCGCGCTGGACTTCGCGAAGGTCTTCTTCGACAAGGAGACCCGGCCGCTGCGCGCCCCCAGAGGCACCGTCCCGGTGTACCCCACGACCTTCGCCGACCTGGCCAAGCCGCCCGCCGGCGGGCTGCGCCTGACCTGGATGGGCCACTCCAGCGTGCTGGCCGAGATCGACGGGCACCGGGTGCTGTTCGACCCGGTGTGGGGCGAGCGCTGCTCCCCGTTCCCCTTCGCCGGGCCCAAGCGGCTGCACCCCGTGCCGCTGCCACTGGCCGCGCTCGGCGAGGTCGACGTGGTGGTGATCTCCCACGACCACTACGACCACCTCGACCTGCCCACCATCAAGGCGCTGGCCGGCACCGACACCCTCTTCGCCGTGCCGCTCGGCGTCGGCGCCCACCTCGAACACTGGGGCGTCTCCCCGGACCGGCTGCGCGAGCTGGACTGGCACGAGTCCACCCGGGTCGGCGGGCTCACCCTCACCGCCACCCCGGCCCGCCACTTCTGCGGCCGCGCCCTGCGCAACACCCAGCACACCCTGTGGGCGTCCTGGGTCGTCGCGGGCGAGGAGCACCGCGTCTACCACAGCGGCGACACCGGCTACTTCGAGGGGTTCGAGGACATCGGCGCCGCCCACGGCCCGTTCGACGCCACGATGATCCAGATCGGCGCGTACAGCGAGTTCTGGGCCGACATCCACATGCGCCCGGACGAGGGCGTGCGCGCCCACCTGGACCTCCAGGGCGGCGCCCCGCACGGCGTCCTCCTGCCGATCCACTGGGGCACCTTCAACCTCGCCCCGCACCCGTGGGCGGAGCCGGGGGAGTGGACCAAGGAGGCGGCCGAGGAGGTCGGCCAGGCGGTGGCCCTGCCCCGGCCGGGGGAGCCCTTCGAGCCCGACGGCAAGCTGCCGGCCGAGGCCTGGTGGCGGGGCGTGTCCGGGGAGCTCCGCCGGACCTGGGGGTCGGTCGGCGCGCTCGTCGCCGAGCCGCCCAAGCGCGGCTGACGGCGAACGGACCGCAGGCCAAGGGGAATACTCTCGGTGACATCCGAGGGAGGGAGTATGCGTCCGGCCGACCGGTGCGCGGAGGGGGACCACCGCGAAGCGGGCGGCGGCAGCGGTCTGGGCCGGACGGAGACCTTCCGGGCCTCGCCCGCTCCTTCCGACCGCTTTTGATCGGGCTTTATCGATCTTTTTCGACCCGGCCGAGCTGTGTCCGGCCGGGTCATCGGTCTTTCGTACGGGCCCTCATACCAGAGCGGGACGCTCCGCGGGTGACTTTGTCAACTGCCCACCGCACATGATGCGCAGGCGACTACGGTGAGTGTCCGAACCAAGCCCGACGGACCCGTACGAGGACGCAGATGTCTCACCTCCGCGCACCGGCCGCCCGCGCCGACCGCCGGGAGGGCGGCCGGCACGGGCGGCCGGTCGCCCGACCCGCTCCCGCACTGCCCGAGACGCACATACGGCCGCAGCTCATGCGGCTCGCCGTGCTGCCGCCGCTCGCGGTCGCCCTCGGCGCCACCGCCGCCGTCCTGTTCACCGTCCGCACCACCGGCGCACGCACCGGGCCCGTCCTGTGGGCCGTGCTCGGCGGCGCGGTCACCGTGGCCGTCGCCGGCGTCCTGGTGGCCGCCGTGGCCGCCGACCGCGCCGCCCGCTCCGTCGCCGGCCGTCTCGGCACACTGCGCCGCACCGCCGCCCGCGGCGAGGCCGACCTGCGCGAACTCGTCGACGCCCTGCGCCAGGGCCGGACCCCGCCGCCGCCCGCACCGCACCGCGGACCGCCCGCGGACGCCGACGGCTTCGAACTGCTCGCCGCCGACCTGGCCCGCGCGCACGCCGCCGCCGTCACCGCCGTGATGAGCGCCGCCCAACTGTCCAGCCACGCGGGCAACGAGCAGAAGCTGGAAGTCTTCGTCAACCTCGCGCGCCGCCTCCAGTCCCTGGTGCACCGGGAGATCTCCCTCCTGGACGAGCTGGAACGCGAGATCGAGGACCCCGAGCTGCTCAAGGGCCTCTTCCACGTGGACCACCTGGCCACCCGGATCCGGCGGCACGCCGAGAACCTCGCCGTGCTCGGCGGTGCCGTCTCCCGGCGCCAGTGGAGCAACCCGGTGGACATGACCGAGGTGCTGCGCTCCGCCATCGCCGAGGTCGAGCAGTACTCCCGGGTCAAGCTGGTGCCCCCGATCGACGGCGAACTGCGCGGCCACGCCGTCGCCGACGTCATCCACCTGCTCGCCGAACTCATCGAGAACGCCACGGTGTTCTCCGCCCCGCAGACCCAGGTGCTGCTGCGCGCGGGCCGCGTCACCTCCGGGCTCGCCGTCGAGGTCGAGGACCGCGGACTCGGCATGCCCGTCGGCGCGCAGAACCGGATGAACGCGCTGCTCGCCGACCCCGACCAGGTCAACGTCGCCAGCCTGCTGGCCGACGGCCGCATCGGCCTCTACGTCGTCTCCCAGCTCGCCCGCCGGCACGGCATCGGCGTACGGCTCCAGGGCAACATCTACGGCGGGGTCCAGGCCGTACTCGTCGTACCCGAGGCGCTGCTCGGCGCCCCGCCGGCCGAGAACCCGGCGGCGGCCGCCGTCCCCGCGCCGCCCGTGGCACCGGCCGCCGCCGTCCCCCCGCGGCCCGTGCGGGCCACCCCGGCCCCGGCCGTCGAGGCGGAGGCGCACGAGCACGGCGACCCGCCCCCGCTGCCCGTGCGCGGCGCCCACCGGGAGCGGCCCACCCCCGCCGACGCCGTGTCCGGGATCGCGGACCGGCACCGCGCGGTGGTCGAGGAACACGCGGGCGTCCCGCCCACCCCGCGCGCCGACAACGTGCGCGGCACCATGCCCAAGCCCCGGCTCCCGCGCCGCCGCGCCCAGGAACACCTCGTACCCCAGCTGCGCGGCGGGCCCGCACCCCGCCAGGACGGCGCGGGGGACGTGGGCCACGACCCCGGCCTGATGGCCGCCTTCCAGCGCGGCATCGGACTCGCCGAGGCCGCCCAGCGGCGGCCGGACACCGAGCGGTCGCACCCGGGGCACGCCCAGCCGACCCCCCTCCGGCCCACCGAACCCGCGCGCGTCCCCGGCGGCCACACGGAACCGCGACACGCGTACCGGGCAGGGCCGATATCCGACCGTGGCACCGGACCCGCCCAGGGAGACGAGCCGGCGGGCTGACCGCCCCGCCCCGACGCAGCGCTCCCGCAGACCGCCCACACACCCCAAGGAGTCGATCCACCATGGCCAGCGATGCGCCGACCGCCCACGCATCCGACCTCGACTGGCTGCTCAGCGGCCTCGTGCAGCGCGTACCGCACACCACCAGCGCCGTGCTCCTGTCCTGCGACGGGCTGGTGAAGTCCGTACACGGACTCGACCCCGACAGCGCCGACCACATGGCCGCCCTGGCCTCCGGCCTGTACTCCCTCGGCCGCAGCGCGGGCGTCCGGTTCGGCGACGGCGGCGAGGTGCGGCAGGTCGTCGTCGAACTCGACTCGACCCTGCTGTTCGTCACCACCGCGGGCTCCGGCACCTGCCTCGCCGTGCTGGCGGGCCGCGAGGCCGACGCCGCCGTGCTCGGCTACGAGATGGCGATGCTGGTCAAGAGCGTCCGCCCCTATCTGGTCACCGCCCCCCGGCAGCACGCCGACGACCCCACGGCGCCGAGGCATTGAGCGTGGCCGCGGCCGGCGACGGGCCCTGGCTGGACGACGAGGCCGGCCGGCTGGTGCGCCCCTTCACGGTCAGCGACGGCCGCACCGAGCCCAGCGTCGCACTCGACCTGATGTCGCAGGTGATGGCCACCGGGGTCACCCCGCTCGGCTACCTCGGCCCCGAGTACGCCCGGGCGCTCGACCTGTGCCGGGCGCCCGTCTCCGTCGCCGAGGCCGCCGCGCACCTGGGACTGCCCGCCGTGGTCACCAAGGTCCTGCTGGCCGACCTGATCGACCACGGGGTGCTGACCACCAAGCCGCCCGCGTTCCACCACACTCCCACCGACCGGTCCCTGCTGGAGGCAGTGCTCGATGGACTACGACGACAGCTCTGACCCGTTCCCCACCGCGCTCAAGATCCTCGTGGCGGGCGGGTTCGGGGTCGGCAAGACCACCTTCGTGGGCGCGGTCAGCGACATCGCCCCGCTGAGCACCGAGGAGCTGCTCACCACGGTCGGCGCCGACACGGACAGCCTCGACGGCATCGAGAACAAGACGGAGACCACGGTCGCCATGGACTTCGGCCGGATCAGCCTCGATCCGGACCATGTGCTGTACCTGTTCGGCACCCCGGGGCAGGAGCGGTTCTGGTTCATGTGGGACGAACTGTCCGAGGGCGCGCTCGGCGCGGTGGTCCTCGCCGACACCCGCCGCCTCCAGGACTGCTTCGCCGCCGTGGACTTCTTCGAGGAGCGCGGGCTCGGCTTCATCGTCGCCCTCAACGAGTTCGACGGCTCCCACCGCTACGACGCCGAGGAGGTGCGCGCCGCCATCGACCTCCCCCCGGAGGTCCCCGTCGTGCGCTGCGACGCCCGGATCTCCAGCTCCGGGGTGCAGACCCTGCTCATCCTCGTACGCCATCTGCTCGCCCACGCCCCGGAGCCCGCGCCGCGCCACGGCGCCGGGCACCGGTGATCCGGCCCGACCGCCCACGGAGTTCCCCCAGATGAGGCACCACCACCGCCACGGAGCCCGGCCATGAGCTACGAGCCGCCCCGGCCGGTCCGCGGTCTGCTGCTCACCCCCGAGGACCGGGAGGCCCCCGCCCGGGTCCAGCGGCTGCGCCGGCTCGGCCTCGGGCAGCGCCCCGACGCCGCGCTGGACGCCTTCGCGGACCACCTCGCCCGACTCGCCGGCGCGCCCTACGCCGTGGTCAACTTCATCGGCGAAAGACGGCAGTTCTTCGCCGGCCTCAGCGTCCCGGCCACCGCCCCCGTGCCGCGGGCGGCCGGCGGCGGACCGGAGTGCGACCGCACGCTCCCCCGCGACCACGGCTTCTGCCCCCATGTGGTGGTCCGCCGCAAGGCCCTGGTCCTGGAGGACGTCCGCGACTACCCGCGGTTCGCGGGCAACCCGGTCGTGGACGAGTACGGCATCCGCTCCTATCTCGGCGCCCCGCTCCTCGACGGCACCGGCATGGCGCTCGGCACCGTGTGCGCCGCCGACGTCGCGCCGCGCGCCTGGGGCCGGGAGGGCCTGGAGACCGTCAAGGCGCTGGCGCCGACCTCGTCGCCCGCATCGAACGCGGCGCGCGGGACGGACTGCCCCTCTGACGTCCCACGTCGCCGTGGCCGGTGCGGTGTGAAGGAAAGCTGAGGCGGCGGTTAAGAAAAGCTCGATGGACCCCGGCCCGCGCATACGGCAGATTGCAGGGTGATTTCACACCCCTCTGACCCGGTGCGGGCGCCTTCGGCATGCCCGCGTCCGGGACCTCACCCACAGGAGCCGCACGCGTGAAGGCGCTGGTCAAGGAGAAGGCGGAGCCCGGGCTCTGGCTGACGGACGTCCCGGAGCCCCAGATCGGGCCCGGGGACGTGCTGATCAAGGTCCTGCGGACCGGCATCTGCGGCACCGACCTGCACATCAGGGCCTGGGACGGCTGGGCGCAGCAGGCGATCAAGACCCCGCTGGTGGTCGGGCACGAGTTCGTCGGCGAGGTCGTGGAGACCGGCCGGGACGTCACCGACGTCCAGGTCGGCGACCGGGTCAGCGGCGAGGGCCACCTGGTGTGCGGCAAGTGCCGCAACTGCCTGGCCGGGCGCCGTCATCTATGCCGGGCCACCGTCGGCCTCGGCGTCGGCCGGGACGGCGCGTTCGCCGAGTACGTCGCGCTGCCCGCGACCAACGTCTGGGTGCACCGCGTCCCGGTCGACCTGGACGTCGCCGCGATCTTCGACCCGTTCGGCAACGCCGTGCACACCGCGCTGTCCTTCCCGCTGGTCGGCGAGGACGTCCTGATCACCGGCGCCGGCCCGATCGGCCTGATGGCCGCCGCCGTCGCCCGGCACGCGGGCGCCCGCAACGTCGTCGTCACCGACGTCAGCGAGGAGCGCCTGGAACTGGCCCGCAAGATCGGCGCGTCCCTCGCCCTGAACGTCTCCACGGCCACGATCGCCGACGGGCAGCGGGAGCTGGGGCTGCGCGAGGGCTTCGACATCGGCCTGGAGATGTCCGGCCGTCCCGAGGCCATGCGCGACATGATCGCCAACATGACGCACGGCGGCCGGATCGCCATGCTCGGCCTGCCCGCGCAGGAGTTCCCGGTCGACTGGGCCCGGATCGTCACCTCCATGATCACCATCAAGGGCATCTACGGCCGGGAGATGTTCGAGACCTGGTACGCGATGTCGGTGCTGCTGGAGGGCGGCCTCGACCTCACCCCCGTGATCACCGGACGCTACGGCCACCGCGACTTCGAGGCGGCCTTCGCGGACGCCGCGAGCGGCAAGGGCGGCAAGGTCATCCTGGACTGGACCGCGTAAGTCACCCGCTTTTCCTAGGAGCTTCAGTCATGTTCGACACCGTCCGCGACGACCTGCGCGCCACCCTCGACGAGATCCGCGCCGCCGGCCTGCACAAGCCCGAACGGGTCATCGGCACCCCGCAGTCCGCGACCGTCGAGGTCACCGCCGGCGGCCGCCCCGGCGAGGTCCTCAACTTCTGCGCCAACAACTACCTGGGCCTGGCCGACCACCCCGAGGTGATCGCCGCCGCCCACGAGGCCCTGGACCGCTGGGGCTACGGCATGGCCTCCGTCCGCTTCATCTGCGGCACCCAGGAGGTGCACAAGGAGCTGGAGGCGCGCCTGTCCGCGTTCCTCGGCCAGGAGGACACGATCCTCTACTCCTCCTGCTTCGACGCCAACGGCGGTGTCTTCGAGACCCTCCTCGGCGAGCAGGACGCGGTGATCTCCGACGCCCTCAACCACGCCTCCATCATCGACGGCATCCGCCTGTCCAAGGCCCGCCGCTTCCGCTACGCCAACCGCGACCTCGCCGACCTGGAGACGAAGCTCAAGGAGGCGTCCGGCGCGCGCCGCCGGCTGATCGTCACCGACGGCGTGTTCTCCATGGACGGCTACGTCGCCCCGCTGCGCGAGATCTGCGACCTCGCCGACCGCTACGACGCGATGGTCATGGTCGACGACTCGCACGCCGTCGGCTTCGTCGGCCCCACCGGCCGCGGCACCCCCGAGCTGCACGGCGTGATGGACCGCGTCGACATCATCACCGGCACCCTCGGCAAGGCCCTCGGCGGCGCCTCCGGCGGCTACGTCGCCGCCCGCGCCGAGATCGTCGCCCTGCTGCGCCAGCGCTCGCGCCCCTACCTGTTCTCCAACACCCTCGCCCCGGTGATCGCGGCGGCCTCCCTCAAGGTCCTGGACCTGCTGGAGTCGGCCGACGACCTGCGGGTGCGGCTGGCCGAGAACACCGCGCTGTTCCGCTCCCGGATGACCGAGGAGGGCTTCGACGTCCTCCCCGGCGACCACGCCATCGCGCCCGTGATGATCGGCGACGCGGCGAAGGCGGGCCGCATGGCCGAGCTGCTGCTGGAGCGGGGCGTGTACGTGATCGGGTTCTCCTACCCGGTCGTCCCGCAGGGCCAGGCCCGCATCCGGGTGCAGCTGTCCGCCGCGCACTCCACGGACGACGTCAACCGCGCGGTCGACGCGTTCATCGCGGCGCGCGCCGAGCTGGGGGCCTGACCAGGGCCTACGCCTTGCGATAATCGAGGCATGATCGAGGCACGGCGGCTCCACATCCTCCGTGCGGTGGCCGACCACCGCACGGTCACCGCGGCGGCCGCCGCGCTCTACCTCACCCCCTCGGCCGTCTCCCAGCAGCTCACCGCCCTGGAGCAGGAGACCGGCCACCGGCTGGTCGAGCGGGGCGCCAAGGGCGTACGGCTCACCCCGGCCGGCGAGATCCTGCTCAGCCACACCAACGCGGTCCTCGCCCAGCTGGAGCGCGCCGAGGCCGAGCTGGCGGCCTACGGCTCGGGCGAGGCAGGCACGGTCACCGTGGCCGCCTTCGCCACCGGCATCGCCCAGGTCGTGGCGCCCGCCGTGGCCCGGCTCGCCCGCACCGCGCCGGGCATACGCATCCGGGTCCAGGACGCCGAGGGGGACGCCAGCCTGCCGATGGTCCTGGACCGGCAGGTGGACGTGGCGGTGGCCGTCGAGTACCGGGGCGCACCGCCCGCCGACGACCCCCGTCTCACCCATGTCCCGCTGTACGCCGAGCCGTTCGACGCCGTGGTGCCCGTCGGCCACCGCCTCGCGGACGCCGCCGAGGTGCCCCTCGCCGAACTGGCCAA
This Streptomyces misionensis DNA region includes the following protein-coding sequences:
- a CDS encoding SGNH/GDSL hydrolase family protein, which produces MIGSYVAVGDSFTEGVGDPGPDGSFVGWADRFAVLLADRRAEGDFKYTNLAVRGKLLDQIVADQVPQAVELAPDLVSFCAGGNDIIRPGTDPDEVAERFERAVAQLAAAAGTVMVTTGFDTRGVPLLKHLRGKIATYNGHVRAIADRYGCPVLDLWSLRSVQDRRAWDSDRLHLSPEGHTRVALRAGQVLGLEIPADPEQPWPPLPPRGTLEVRRDDVHWAREHLVPWIGRRLRGESSGDHVTAKGTLSPADIRMRIAAVA
- a CDS encoding MBL fold metallo-hydrolase, encoding MTGQRFSAPGLRVPRPAAFGADPGGERLARIRRSPHFKDGVFQNPGGTARTRPSGSALDFAKVFFDKETRPLRAPRGTVPVYPTTFADLAKPPAGGLRLTWMGHSSVLAEIDGHRVLFDPVWGERCSPFPFAGPKRLHPVPLPLAALGEVDVVVISHDHYDHLDLPTIKALAGTDTLFAVPLGVGAHLEHWGVSPDRLRELDWHESTRVGGLTLTATPARHFCGRALRNTQHTLWASWVVAGEEHRVYHSGDTGYFEGFEDIGAAHGPFDATMIQIGAYSEFWADIHMRPDEGVRAHLDLQGGAPHGVLLPIHWGTFNLAPHPWAEPGEWTKEAAEEVGQAVALPRPGEPFEPDGKLPAEAWWRGVSGELRRTWGSVGALVAEPPKRG
- a CDS encoding sensor histidine kinase, coding for MSHLRAPAARADRREGGRHGRPVARPAPALPETHIRPQLMRLAVLPPLAVALGATAAVLFTVRTTGARTGPVLWAVLGGAVTVAVAGVLVAAVAADRAARSVAGRLGTLRRTAARGEADLRELVDALRQGRTPPPPAPHRGPPADADGFELLAADLARAHAAAVTAVMSAAQLSSHAGNEQKLEVFVNLARRLQSLVHREISLLDELEREIEDPELLKGLFHVDHLATRIRRHAENLAVLGGAVSRRQWSNPVDMTEVLRSAIAEVEQYSRVKLVPPIDGELRGHAVADVIHLLAELIENATVFSAPQTQVLLRAGRVTSGLAVEVEDRGLGMPVGAQNRMNALLADPDQVNVASLLADGRIGLYVVSQLARRHGIGVRLQGNIYGGVQAVLVVPEALLGAPPAENPAAAAVPAPPVAPAAAVPPRPVRATPAPAVEAEAHEHGDPPPLPVRGAHRERPTPADAVSGIADRHRAVVEEHAGVPPTPRADNVRGTMPKPRLPRRRAQEHLVPQLRGGPAPRQDGAGDVGHDPGLMAAFQRGIGLAEAAQRRPDTERSHPGHAQPTPLRPTEPARVPGGHTEPRHAYRAGPISDRGTGPAQGDEPAG
- a CDS encoding roadblock/LC7 domain-containing protein, translating into MASDAPTAHASDLDWLLSGLVQRVPHTTSAVLLSCDGLVKSVHGLDPDSADHMAALASGLYSLGRSAGVRFGDGGEVRQVVVELDSTLLFVTTAGSGTCLAVLAGREADAAVLGYEMAMLVKSVRPYLVTAPRQHADDPTAPRH
- a CDS encoding DUF742 domain-containing protein, which gives rise to MAAAGDGPWLDDEAGRLVRPFTVSDGRTEPSVALDLMSQVMATGVTPLGYLGPEYARALDLCRAPVSVAEAAAHLGLPAVVTKVLLADLIDHGVLTTKPPAFHHTPTDRSLLEAVLDGLRRQL
- a CDS encoding GTP-binding protein gives rise to the protein MDYDDSSDPFPTALKILVAGGFGVGKTTFVGAVSDIAPLSTEELLTTVGADTDSLDGIENKTETTVAMDFGRISLDPDHVLYLFGTPGQERFWFMWDELSEGALGAVVLADTRRLQDCFAAVDFFEERGLGFIVALNEFDGSHRYDAEEVRAAIDLPPEVPVVRCDARISSSGVQTLLILVRHLLAHAPEPAPRHGAGHR
- the tdh gene encoding L-threonine 3-dehydrogenase, whose translation is MKALVKEKAEPGLWLTDVPEPQIGPGDVLIKVLRTGICGTDLHIRAWDGWAQQAIKTPLVVGHEFVGEVVETGRDVTDVQVGDRVSGEGHLVCGKCRNCLAGRRHLCRATVGLGVGRDGAFAEYVALPATNVWVHRVPVDLDVAAIFDPFGNAVHTALSFPLVGEDVLITGAGPIGLMAAAVARHAGARNVVVTDVSEERLELARKIGASLALNVSTATIADGQRELGLREGFDIGLEMSGRPEAMRDMIANMTHGGRIAMLGLPAQEFPVDWARIVTSMITIKGIYGREMFETWYAMSVLLEGGLDLTPVITGRYGHRDFEAAFADAASGKGGKVILDWTA
- a CDS encoding glycine C-acetyltransferase; the protein is MFDTVRDDLRATLDEIRAAGLHKPERVIGTPQSATVEVTAGGRPGEVLNFCANNYLGLADHPEVIAAAHEALDRWGYGMASVRFICGTQEVHKELEARLSAFLGQEDTILYSSCFDANGGVFETLLGEQDAVISDALNHASIIDGIRLSKARRFRYANRDLADLETKLKEASGARRRLIVTDGVFSMDGYVAPLREICDLADRYDAMVMVDDSHAVGFVGPTGRGTPELHGVMDRVDIITGTLGKALGGASGGYVAARAEIVALLRQRSRPYLFSNTLAPVIAAASLKVLDLLESADDLRVRLAENTALFRSRMTEEGFDVLPGDHAIAPVMIGDAAKAGRMAELLLERGVYVIGFSYPVVPQGQARIRVQLSAAHSTDDVNRAVDAFIAARAELGA
- a CDS encoding LysR family transcriptional regulator translates to MIEARRLHILRAVADHRTVTAAAAALYLTPSAVSQQLTALEQETGHRLVERGAKGVRLTPAGEILLSHTNAVLAQLERAEAELAAYGSGEAGTVTVAAFATGIAQVVAPAVARLARTAPGIRIRVQDAEGDASLPMVLDRQVDVAVAVEYRGAPPADDPRLTHVPLYAEPFDAVVPVGHRLADAAEVPLAELAKDPWIGPYPGNPCHDVVVLACESAGFQPRLEHSSDDFRAVVALASADAGVALVPRSALRGMDLTDVIVRPVDGVAPTRRVFAAVRRGAEGHPLIRPVLHALGRAADGT